A genome region from Naumovozyma castellii chromosome 5, complete genome includes the following:
- the NCAS0E00460 gene encoding NAD(P)H-dependent oxidoreductase, producing MKTLIVFAHPDERSFNGSLLKETVSQLESDGHEVKVTDLYKQHWKSQIDEDDFPVTHEKGSRLVVAVESQKAYSSHHLTLDVVEEQEKMKWAELVIFQFPLWWFSMPAIMKGWVERVFSAGLGYALPDRYGAGGFEGKKAMLIVTAGGGESNYSARGINGPIDDVLHLINHNMLFYSGMTVLPSFVTYKTDYATEEVFQNYAAKLRNTLKNIETIEPIKYRKQSGGDYVIPGGILKEGLERPGETGFDMHIQKD from the coding sequence CTGTCTCCCAGTTGGAATCTGACGGTCATGAAGTCAAAGTAACAGATCTATACAAACAACACTGGAAGTCCCAAATTGACGAAGATGACTTCCCTGTAACTCATGAAAAGGGTAGCAGACTAGTGGTGGCAGTTGAATCACAAAAGGCGTACAGTAGTCACCATTTGACTCTAGATGTTGTtgaggaacaagaaaagatgAAGTGGGCTGAATTGgtaattttccaattcccTTTATGGTGGTTTAGTATGCCTGCTATCATGAAAGGTTGGGTGGAAAGAGTATTTTCAGCAGGGTTAGGTTATGCACTTCCAGATCGTTATGGTGCTGGTGGGTTTGAAGGTAAGAAGGCAATGCTAATTGTTACTGCGGGAGGAGGTGAATCTAATTACAGTGCAAGAGGGATCAACGGACCAATTGATGATGTGTTGCACTTAATTAACCATAATATGTTGTTCTATTCCGGGATGACTGTGTTGCCATCCTTTGTTACATATAAGACAGATTATGCCACGGAAGAGGTCTTCCAAAACTATGCCGCCAAGTTAAGGaatactttgaaaaatattgaaaccaTTGAGCCGATTAAGTACAGAAAGCAAAGTGGTGGTGATTATGTTATTCCAGGTGGAATTTTGAAGGAAGGATTAGAAAGACCAGGTGAAACTGGGTTTGACATGCATATTCAAAAGGattaa